The following proteins come from a genomic window of Natrinema saccharevitans:
- a CDS encoding bifunctional nuclease family protein yields MQASIDAVRVAGTPEGPVPVVVLAVEGEDDVVPIFIGFSEATSIARGLEAEDIGRPLTHDLLLDVMEELGSRIDRVVVTEIEQRESGRGGTYIADLYLETPRGETVVDARPSDSLALAARTNAGIEITEGVFADSRDDREKFADLEDIRNVSGEI; encoded by the coding sequence ATGCAGGCATCCATCGACGCGGTTCGGGTCGCGGGGACCCCCGAGGGACCGGTCCCGGTCGTCGTCCTCGCCGTCGAGGGCGAAGACGACGTCGTTCCGATCTTCATCGGGTTCAGCGAGGCGACCAGCATCGCCCGCGGCCTCGAGGCCGAGGACATCGGGCGGCCGCTGACCCACGACCTCCTGTTGGACGTCATGGAGGAACTGGGCAGTCGGATCGACCGCGTCGTCGTCACCGAGATCGAACAGCGCGAGAGCGGGCGGGGCGGGACCTACATCGCCGACCTCTACCTCGAGACGCCGCGGGGCGAGACGGTCGTCGACGCCCGCCCGAGCGATTCGCTGGCGCTTGCCGCCCGGACCAACGCCGGGATCGAGATCACCGAGGGCGTCTTCGCGGACAGCCGAGACGACAGGGAGAAGTTCGCCGACCTCGAAGACATTCGCAACGTGTCGGGTGAGATATAG
- a CDS encoding glycosyltransferase family 2 protein → MTELSVIVPTRDATGDIDARSSLDPDPDIDYEVIVRDDPIVTSARNEGIKRASAEKLVFLDDDSRPCDGYLSRVRDVLEREAAVAGKTVHPGDDVFAKRLTDHYDFGETSRYVTRFWGCNMAVRKEVFDHVGLWDERISWGHEEKELAERVLAKYPIYYDPELVVYHSYAESLRDYWRKQYRLETQTPYYWDKRGVSESQQWFKIAQFSLDPTNYVGVSPAHAAARFGGTLGATLGRIRGMVAKSVSRE, encoded by the coding sequence ATGACCGAACTGAGCGTTATCGTCCCGACACGGGACGCAACCGGCGATATCGATGCTCGGTCGTCTCTCGATCCCGATCCGGATATCGACTACGAGGTCATCGTCCGGGACGACCCGATCGTGACCTCGGCGCGAAACGAGGGGATCAAGCGGGCAAGCGCCGAGAAACTCGTTTTCCTCGATGACGACTCCAGACCGTGCGATGGCTACTTGTCGCGCGTCCGTGACGTACTCGAGCGCGAGGCGGCTGTCGCGGGTAAGACCGTCCATCCGGGCGACGATGTCTTCGCCAAGCGACTCACCGATCACTACGACTTCGGTGAGACGAGCAGATACGTCACGCGGTTCTGGGGGTGTAACATGGCCGTTCGAAAGGAGGTGTTCGACCATGTCGGGCTCTGGGACGAACGGATCTCGTGGGGGCACGAGGAGAAAGAGCTCGCCGAGCGGGTCCTCGCGAAGTATCCGATCTACTACGACCCGGAGTTGGTCGTCTATCATTCCTACGCCGAGTCGTTGCGTGACTATTGGCGGAAGCAGTATCGATTGGAAACGCAGACGCCGTACTACTGGGACAAGCGAGGGGTTTCGGAGTCACAGCAGTGGTTCAAGATCGCGCAGTTCTCGCTCGATCCCACGAACTACGTCGGAGTGTCACCCGCACACGCGGCGGCTCGGTTTGGCGGGACCCTCGGAGCGACGCTGGGTCGAATCCGGGGAATGGTTGCGAAGTCAGTCTCCCGCGAGTAA
- a CDS encoding NOG1 family protein: MIFEDLPTTPTSEELIDKAFSRAARAGKAKGGLEAQQSMLQTAANIISDNLENVVTAWPDFEYDAHPFYYELADAIVDVDRLRQALSEVMWASRKAREIHEEYQPRLRKTDVDTARKHRKQAFARLADIVEQVEDHLLYINESRNDLRDLPEINPDEPTIVVAGYPNVGKSSFVNGVTSARGETASYPFTTKGIGVGHFERDHIRYQIVDTPGLLDRPPEERNEIESQAVSAIEHLADCMLVMLDPSGECGYPIDSQLELRDAIATRFDAVPVLTVANKIDRKAVWNASLEDLGSDYTMSVETGDDVETVLEAAVAAIDYEPELPFDG; the protein is encoded by the coding sequence ATGATTTTCGAAGACCTTCCGACGACGCCCACGTCGGAAGAGTTGATCGACAAGGCGTTCTCGCGGGCGGCGCGGGCCGGCAAGGCCAAGGGCGGCCTCGAGGCCCAGCAGTCGATGCTCCAGACGGCGGCGAACATCATCTCGGACAACTTAGAGAACGTGGTGACGGCGTGGCCGGACTTCGAGTACGACGCCCACCCGTTCTACTACGAGCTGGCGGACGCGATCGTCGACGTCGACCGACTCCGGCAGGCGCTGTCGGAGGTCATGTGGGCCAGCCGGAAGGCCCGCGAGATCCACGAGGAGTACCAGCCCCGGCTGCGCAAGACCGACGTCGACACCGCGCGCAAGCACCGGAAACAGGCCTTCGCCCGGCTGGCCGACATCGTCGAGCAGGTCGAGGACCACCTGCTCTACATCAACGAGTCGCGCAACGACCTGCGGGACCTGCCCGAGATCAACCCCGACGAGCCGACGATCGTCGTCGCCGGCTACCCAAACGTCGGCAAGTCCTCGTTCGTCAACGGCGTCACCAGCGCCCGCGGCGAGACCGCCTCCTATCCGTTTACGACGAAGGGGATCGGCGTGGGTCACTTCGAACGGGACCACATCCGCTACCAGATCGTCGACACGCCGGGGCTGCTCGACCGCCCGCCGGAAGAGCGCAACGAGATCGAATCGCAGGCGGTCAGCGCCATCGAACACCTCGCGGACTGCATGCTCGTCATGCTCGATCCCTCGGGAGAGTGTGGCTACCCGATCGACTCGCAGCTCGAACTCCGGGACGCGATCGCGACCCGGTTCGATGCGGTCCCCGTGCTGACCGTCGCGAACAAGATCGACCGGAAAGCGGTCTGGAACGCGTCGCTCGAGGATCTCGGCTCCGACTACACGATGAGCGTCGAGACCGGCGACGACGTCGAGACGGTCCTCGAAGCCGCCGTCGCGGCGATCGACTACGAACCCGAACTGCCGTTCGACGGCTGA
- a CDS encoding glycosyltransferase family 2 protein, translated as MSQPERDQPLVSIVIPTYERPDLLGDAVESVSKQTYDPIELVIVDDGSTTHPETALDGASHSRIGSVRVCCHDTNLGANVARKTGISASSGEYVAFLDDDDYWQPRKIERQVRALERTAADVGVAFTGQHWIDDTGTVTDVVRPETEGDFMTNLARGARFGPFSTVMVRSEVFERAGYPDDRFPCWQDREWYFRIAEHYDFVSIPEPLTVRRFIGSERISNRYEAKRDTAYPLLVEKHGDRVATLGRRADRLFRGELSRGIGHDALLAGRYVESIRHLLRSLRYRPLAVRTYAHLFAAVGGPYTHRFARTAKRTINRLRYRSSGNESDTDGATGERRPIENRPPTESHR; from the coding sequence ATGAGTCAGCCGGAACGCGACCAGCCGCTGGTTAGTATCGTTATCCCGACGTACGAACGGCCGGATCTTCTCGGCGACGCGGTCGAAAGCGTCTCCAAGCAAACGTACGACCCCATCGAGCTCGTGATCGTCGACGACGGTTCGACGACCCACCCCGAGACGGCACTCGACGGCGCCTCGCATTCCCGCATCGGCTCCGTTCGAGTCTGTTGCCACGACACGAACTTGGGCGCAAACGTCGCCCGAAAGACCGGCATTTCGGCATCGAGCGGCGAGTACGTCGCGTTCCTCGACGACGACGACTACTGGCAACCGAGGAAGATCGAACGACAAGTCCGCGCGCTCGAGCGGACGGCCGCCGATGTCGGCGTGGCGTTTACCGGGCAACACTGGATCGACGATACGGGGACCGTAACGGACGTCGTCCGCCCCGAAACCGAGGGTGACTTCATGACGAATCTCGCTCGAGGCGCTCGTTTCGGTCCGTTCTCGACCGTAATGGTTCGGTCGGAGGTGTTCGAACGCGCCGGCTACCCCGACGATCGATTCCCGTGCTGGCAGGACCGGGAGTGGTACTTCCGGATCGCCGAGCACTACGATTTCGTTTCGATTCCGGAGCCGCTTACGGTACGCCGATTCATCGGGTCGGAACGGATCTCCAACCGGTACGAGGCGAAACGGGACACGGCCTATCCGCTACTGGTCGAGAAACACGGCGACCGGGTCGCGACGCTCGGGCGGCGGGCCGATCGACTATTCCGCGGCGAACTGTCGCGTGGGATCGGCCACGACGCCCTGCTAGCTGGGCGGTACGTCGAGTCGATACGACATCTGTTGCGCTCGCTTCGCTACCGACCGCTGGCGGTTCGGACGTACGCGCACCTCTTCGCTGCGGTCGGTGGCCCGTACACACATCGGTTCGCGCGGACCGCCAAGCGGACGATCAACCGTCTCAGATACCGGTCTTCCGGAAATGAATCGGACACCGATGGCGCGACGGGAGAGCGGCGACCGATCGAGAACCGGCCGCCCACGGAATCCCACAGATGA
- a CDS encoding DUF4177 domain-containing protein yields the protein MSRSDACRWEYRTLRPPRGETKKEAEDPQAALNEYGADGWELVETIDYTGGGTKYLVFKRPAETNAGADDG from the coding sequence ATGAGCCGATCCGACGCGTGCCGATGGGAGTACAGGACGCTCAGGCCGCCCCGCGGCGAAACGAAAAAGGAGGCCGAGGACCCGCAAGCGGCGCTGAACGAGTACGGCGCTGACGGCTGGGAACTCGTCGAGACGATCGACTACACGGGTGGCGGGACCAAGTATCTGGTATTCAAACGCCCCGCCGAGACGAATGCCGGTGCCGATGACGGGTGA
- a CDS encoding DUF5518 domain-containing protein yields MTDWRAVFVGFVVATVVGIVGLVVPGVGQIAAGLAGGFVAGYMAGGGLGSGFWHGLLAGALGGIIGGLLIGVAVGFAGLALGPVGGAISGAAGVGIFAIAVAVSLVMAIESAIAGVVGAAVRN; encoded by the coding sequence ATGACTGATTGGCGCGCGGTGTTCGTCGGATTCGTCGTCGCGACGGTGGTGGGAATCGTCGGCCTCGTGGTGCCGGGGGTCGGTCAGATCGCCGCGGGGCTGGCCGGCGGGTTCGTCGCGGGCTACATGGCCGGCGGCGGACTCGGAAGCGGCTTCTGGCACGGCCTGCTGGCCGGCGCGCTGGGCGGGATCATCGGCGGCCTGTTGATCGGCGTCGCCGTCGGCTTCGCCGGGCTGGCGCTCGGCCCCGTCGGCGGCGCGATCTCGGGGGCCGCCGGGGTCGGAATCTTCGCGATCGCCGTCGCCGTCTCGCTCGTGATGGCCATCGAGAGCGCGATCGCCGGCGTCGTCGGGGCCGCGGTCCGTAACTGA
- the hisE gene encoding phosphoribosyl-ATP diphosphatase, whose translation MEETLEELFAVIEDRKETLPEDSYTASLFTHEKGENAVLEKLGEETTELVLAAKDDDREEIAHESADIVYHLLVLLAMNDMELSDLEAELEARR comes from the coding sequence ATGGAGGAGACGCTCGAGGAACTGTTCGCCGTGATCGAGGACCGCAAGGAAACGTTGCCCGAGGACTCCTACACCGCCTCGTTGTTCACCCACGAGAAGGGCGAGAACGCGGTGCTGGAGAAACTCGGCGAGGAGACGACCGAACTCGTCCTCGCAGCCAAAGACGACGACCGCGAGGAGATCGCCCACGAGAGCGCCGACATCGTCTATCACCTGCTGGTGCTGCTGGCGATGAACGACATGGAGCTGTCGGATCTCGAGGCGGAACTCGAGGCGCGTCGCTAA
- the pdxT gene encoding pyridoxal 5'-phosphate synthase glutaminase subunit PdxT, whose amino-acid sequence MSLTAGVVAVQGDVEEHAAAIERAAAARDREVTVREIRESGLIPDCDLLAMPGGESTTISRLVRDEEIAPEIRAHVAAGKPLLATCAGLIVASSDPNDDRVDQLGLLDVSVERNAFGRQKDSFEAPLEVDGLDEPYPAVFIRAPAIDSVGDAEVLAAWDDRPVAVRQGPVVGTSFHPELTPDSRIHSLAFFENEAARVPGLEESR is encoded by the coding sequence ATGTCACTGACTGCGGGCGTCGTCGCGGTCCAGGGCGACGTCGAGGAACACGCGGCCGCCATCGAACGCGCCGCCGCGGCCCGCGACCGCGAGGTCACGGTCCGCGAGATCCGCGAATCGGGGCTGATCCCCGACTGCGACCTGCTGGCGATGCCCGGCGGCGAATCGACCACGATATCGCGGCTGGTCCGCGACGAGGAGATCGCCCCCGAAATTCGGGCCCACGTCGCCGCCGGCAAACCCCTGCTGGCGACCTGTGCTGGCCTGATCGTCGCCTCGAGCGACCCCAACGACGATCGTGTCGACCAGCTCGGCCTGCTCGACGTGAGCGTCGAGCGCAACGCCTTCGGCCGCCAGAAGGACAGCTTCGAAGCGCCCCTCGAAGTCGACGGTCTCGACGAGCCCTACCCGGCGGTGTTCATCCGCGCGCCGGCCATCGACTCGGTCGGCGACGCCGAGGTGCTGGCCGCGTGGGACGACCGGCCGGTCGCCGTCAGACAGGGCCCGGTCGTCGGTACCTCGTTCCATCCGGAACTGACCCCCGACAGTCGGATTCACAGCCTCGCGTTCTTCGAGAACGAGGCCGCAAGGGTGCCGGGACTCGAAGAGTCGCGATAG
- a CDS encoding glycosyltransferase family 2 protein: MTATPDVSEENPIDVPVITALLVLLLALWSELVSWWLVAVPAAFTVGYAVIVLLSTARSSGGETSGFGPAIPGWLLVSAPLACLGLVWLLTERAVSARSAGATVLIAVASVQFLASLRGGRAYTLLFDRRRVSWWALGWIAAGVGVLGSALVLANGSVFKMAFFFGFLLFALFLWFVVPMAAVQSRRTADAAAAESPYPSVSVIIPAYNEETCIGQCIESVLETTYPNDLLEIVVVDDGSTDDTYATASQYRDFGVEVYHKENGGKYSALNYGLFCSSGDIVVCVDADGCLASDALLNVVGAFQRDSNVGAVAGNVKVGNRTRHLTRLQALEYLVGINTYRRAFSWFGAVPVVPGCLSGFRREALERVDGYDPDTITEDFDVTLKILKDGWTVRQSDATVWTEAPFTLRDLYTQRRRWFTGSAETILKHCDVLIDGTSGNLHRVSYPFSLFRVFLAPLVLTPIYAVVVAALITRPYETALVILVLGFIVAFVYSLLVVRMDHDSPWIVLYAPLYVIGYKQFRECVLVLSLLGVLVFRSERTWGSVRRQGTLNTTILDTE, from the coding sequence ATGACTGCAACACCCGATGTGTCCGAGGAAAACCCCATCGACGTGCCGGTTATCACGGCGCTGTTGGTGCTTCTGTTGGCCCTATGGTCCGAACTCGTCAGTTGGTGGCTGGTCGCCGTCCCCGCGGCGTTCACGGTTGGATACGCGGTGATCGTCCTGCTCTCGACCGCTCGGTCAAGCGGCGGGGAGACGTCCGGTTTCGGGCCGGCGATTCCAGGCTGGCTGCTCGTATCGGCACCGTTGGCCTGTCTCGGACTCGTATGGCTGCTGACCGAACGGGCGGTATCGGCTCGGTCGGCGGGCGCGACAGTCCTCATAGCTGTCGCGAGCGTGCAGTTTCTCGCTAGCCTGCGCGGCGGTCGCGCGTACACGTTGCTGTTCGATCGCCGACGCGTGTCCTGGTGGGCACTTGGATGGATCGCCGCAGGCGTTGGCGTACTCGGCAGCGCGCTCGTTCTGGCGAACGGCTCCGTGTTCAAAATGGCGTTTTTCTTCGGCTTCCTCCTGTTCGCGTTGTTCCTGTGGTTCGTCGTCCCGATGGCGGCCGTCCAGAGCCGGAGAACCGCGGATGCGGCGGCAGCCGAGTCTCCCTATCCGAGCGTCAGCGTCATCATCCCGGCGTACAACGAAGAAACGTGTATCGGCCAGTGTATCGAGAGCGTTCTGGAGACAACCTATCCGAACGACCTGTTGGAAATCGTCGTCGTCGACGACGGGAGTACCGACGATACCTATGCGACCGCGTCCCAGTACCGGGATTTCGGCGTCGAAGTATATCACAAAGAAAACGGCGGCAAGTACTCCGCATTGAACTACGGACTGTTCTGCTCGTCCGGGGATATCGTCGTCTGTGTAGACGCCGACGGCTGTCTCGCCTCCGACGCGTTACTGAACGTGGTCGGCGCGTTTCAGCGTGATTCGAACGTCGGCGCGGTCGCGGGGAACGTGAAGGTGGGGAACCGAACCCGACACCTCACTCGATTGCAAGCGCTCGAATACCTCGTCGGTATCAACACCTACCGGCGGGCGTTCTCGTGGTTCGGTGCCGTTCCTGTCGTTCCCGGGTGTCTCAGCGGGTTCCGTCGCGAAGCGCTCGAGCGGGTCGACGGATACGACCCGGACACGATCACGGAGGACTTCGACGTGACGCTCAAGATACTCAAAGACGGCTGGACGGTGCGACAAAGCGACGCGACGGTCTGGACAGAGGCACCGTTCACGCTCCGGGATCTCTACACGCAGCGCCGGCGCTGGTTTACCGGCAGTGCCGAGACTATCCTGAAGCACTGTGACGTACTCATCGACGGCACATCGGGGAACCTTCACAGGGTTTCCTACCCCTTTAGCCTGTTTCGGGTGTTTCTCGCTCCTCTCGTTCTCACTCCGATCTACGCAGTCGTGGTCGCCGCACTGATCACCCGTCCCTACGAGACGGCTCTCGTGATCCTCGTTCTTGGGTTCATCGTCGCCTTCGTCTACTCCCTACTGGTGGTCCGAATGGACCACGACTCGCCGTGGATCGTCCTGTACGCACCCTTATACGTTATCGGCTATAAACAGTTCCGGGAGTGCGTGCTGGTGCTCAGCCTCCTCGGGGTACTGGTCTTTCGAAGCGAACGGACGTGGGGTTCGGTCCGTCGGCAAGGAACGCTCAACACGACGATACTCGATACCGAGTGA
- a CDS encoding preprotein translocase subunit Sec61beta, giving the protein MDKGQNTGGLMSSAGLVRYFDSEDSNAIRIDPKTVIAFGVMLGVVVQLLTFVS; this is encoded by the coding sequence ATGGACAAAGGACAGAACACCGGCGGGCTGATGTCCAGTGCCGGACTGGTCCGGTACTTCGACTCCGAGGACTCGAACGCCATCCGAATCGACCCGAAGACGGTCATCGCTTTCGGCGTCATGCTGGGCGTCGTGGTCCAGTTGCTGACGTTCGTCTCGTAA
- a CDS encoding four-helix bundle copper-binding protein: protein MALQQLQNAHSDDQMQACIDNCLEAAQVCEWCADACADEGEAMARCIRLCRDVADIASLHARFMARNSGYHRELGEICADLCEECAAECERHDHDHCQACAEILPTCAESCREMAAA from the coding sequence ATGGCGCTTCAACAACTCCAAAACGCGCACTCGGACGACCAGATGCAGGCGTGTATCGACAACTGCCTCGAGGCCGCGCAGGTCTGTGAGTGGTGTGCCGACGCCTGTGCGGACGAGGGCGAGGCCATGGCCCGCTGCATCCGGCTCTGCCGGGACGTGGCCGACATCGCCTCGCTGCACGCACGCTTTATGGCCCGCAACTCCGGCTACCACCGGGAGTTAGGCGAGATCTGTGCGGACCTCTGCGAGGAGTGTGCCGCAGAGTGCGAGCGACACGACCACGACCACTGTCAGGCCTGTGCGGAGATCCTGCCGACGTGTGCCGAGAGCTGCCGGGAGATGGCCGCGGCCTGA
- a CDS encoding glycoside hydrolase family 26 protein translates to MYWDWTADDSQTEKSTPEPVTRTGSFLHGVTPSRVTRERLTLFEEWADSSPAVVNVFANLGWSDAKIEDLFEIRLTRIWEHGHVPMLILQPFFGIANHPDTEEDFDEGDQSESTDNRDEATSPLVARDIADGEYDDVLSRWTAALDDWLHPGDGSAERRLYLNFAPEMNGDWVPWSGATGDSTPADFVDMWERTYEEVTDGDISDHHLQWIWAPDNVGTPSAGYSISEYYPGDNYVDWIGMHGYNWYEWGGWVSPRDLYDHVIDRLQSVTDKPIAFSEYGTSSQVADEHRPERKGEWIDTVLEYLADSDVQLACWFNVDKETDWAVLDGGRGTGTWEHEGETYNTYPEYRTGIRKHRALPAHPDHPRRLTDEEFRGVFDSEAGTADTTASDAGRPSDS, encoded by the coding sequence TTGTATTGGGACTGGACCGCTGATGACTCGCAAACGGAGAAGTCGACCCCGGAACCGGTGACACGGACCGGTTCCTTCCTGCACGGCGTGACGCCGTCCCGGGTCACGCGAGAGCGACTGACGCTGTTTGAGGAGTGGGCGGATTCCTCGCCCGCGGTAGTCAACGTGTTCGCTAATCTCGGCTGGTCCGACGCGAAGATCGAAGACCTGTTCGAGATTAGGCTCACCCGCATTTGGGAACACGGCCACGTCCCGATGCTTATCCTGCAACCGTTTTTCGGTATCGCGAACCATCCAGACACGGAGGAAGACTTCGACGAGGGAGACCAGTCCGAATCGACCGACAACCGCGACGAGGCGACGTCACCACTGGTCGCTCGGGATATCGCTGACGGTGAGTACGACGACGTGCTCTCGAGGTGGACAGCGGCCCTCGACGACTGGCTTCACCCCGGTGACGGATCTGCCGAGCGACGGCTCTATCTCAACTTCGCACCCGAGATGAACGGCGACTGGGTTCCTTGGAGCGGCGCGACCGGGGATTCGACGCCCGCGGACTTCGTCGATATGTGGGAGCGGACCTACGAGGAAGTGACGGACGGAGACATCAGCGATCACCACCTGCAGTGGATTTGGGCGCCCGACAACGTCGGCACACCGAGCGCGGGATACTCCATCTCGGAGTACTACCCGGGCGACAACTACGTCGACTGGATTGGGATGCACGGCTACAACTGGTACGAATGGGGTGGCTGGGTATCGCCGCGTGATCTCTACGACCACGTCATCGACCGACTCCAGTCGGTCACGGACAAACCAATCGCGTTTTCGGAGTACGGGACGTCTTCGCAGGTCGCCGATGAACACCGTCCGGAGCGGAAAGGCGAGTGGATCGACACCGTCCTCGAATATCTTGCCGACTCGGACGTACAGTTGGCCTGTTGGTTCAACGTCGACAAAGAGACAGACTGGGCGGTTCTCGACGGCGGTCGCGGGACGGGGACCTGGGAACACGAGGGCGAGACCTATAACACCTATCCGGAGTATCGGACCGGCATCCGTAAACACCGCGCGCTTCCGGCGCATCCGGACCACCCTCGCCGACTGACCGACGAGGAGTTCCGAGGGGTGTTCGACTCCGAGGCTGGAACAGCGGACACGACCGCGAGCGACGCCGGCCGACCATCGGACTCATGA